DNA from Oryzisolibacter sp. LB2S:
CGCCAGCGGGAGAGGGAGTCATGAACTCAGCCCGGCATCGCCGCCATCACCTGGGCCACGGCCGCGGTGAGGCGCTTGGCATAGGGCACATGCAGGAATTCGTTCGGGCCATGGGCGTTGCTCTTGGGGCCGAGCACGCCGCAGACCATCATCTGCGCCGTGGGGAAGCCCTGGCTCAGCATGTTCATGAGCGGAATCGTGCCGCCCTGGCCGATGTAGCCGCAGGGGGCGCCGAAATGCGCCTGGCTGGCGGCATTCAGCGCCTGCTCGAACCAGGGCGTGATGGCCGGGGCGTTCCAGCCGCTGGCCGCATGGTCGGGCGTGAAGGTGACCTTGGCCTGGTAGGGCGCGTTGTCCTCCAGCAGGGTCTTGAGCTGCTGCACGCTGGCGGCCGCGTCCACCAGCGGCGGAAGGCGCAGGCTGAGCTTGAAGGCGGTGTAGGGGCGCAGCACGTTGCCCGCGTTCTGCAGCGAGGGGAAACCCTCGGCGCCGGTGACGCTCAAGGTGGGCTCCCAGGTGCGCCTGAGCAGCGCCTGCACCGGGTCCTGCGTGGTGGGCAGGGCGAACACCGTGCTGCCGCCACAGTCGGCATGGGCCCAGGGGAAGCGCTTGTAGACCTCGTCGCCGAGGATGGCGGCCGTGGCCCGGGCCTGGGCCAGACGGTCGGCCGGCACCTCGCAGTGAAAGCTGGCGGGCAGGAGGCGCCCGGTGGCCGAGTCCTCCAGCCGGTCGAGCACCATGCGCATGATGCGAAATGACGAGGGCACGAGGCCCGAGGAGTCGCCCGAGTGCACGCCCTCGGTCAGGATCTCGACCTTCAGCGTGCCGCTGGCCATGCCGCGCAGGCTGGTGGTGAGCCACAGCTGGTCGTAGTTGCCGGCGCCCGAATCGAGGCAGATGACCAGGGCCACGTCGCCCAGGCGGCTCTTGAGCGCGTCTATATAGGGCAGCAGGTCGGCCGAGCCGCTTTCCTCGCAGGTCTCGATCAGGCCGACGATGCGCGGGTGGGGCACGCCCTGGCGCTTCAATTCCTGCACGGCGGCGATGCTGGCGTAGACCGCGTAGCCGTCGTCGGCGCCGCCGCGGCCGTAGAGCCGGCCGTCCTCGTACTTCGGCGTCCAGGGGCCCAAGTCGGCGCGCCAGCCCTCGAACTCGGGCTGCTTGTCCAGGTGGCCGTACATCAGCACGGTCTGCGTGGACTGTGGCCGGGTGGCCGCGACCTCGAAGAACAGCACGGGCGTGCGGCCGGGCAGGCGCACGACCTCGAGCGTGAGGCCCTCGACCTTCTGCGCCTCGACCCATTGGGCGGCGTTGCGCACCACGGTCTCGATGTGGCCGAGCTCGCGCCAGTCGGGTGCGAAGCCGGGCGACTTGGCGGGAATGCGGATGTAGTCGGTGAGCTGGTGCACGATGTCCTCGTCCCACGCGCGGCTCAGGCGTTCGAGCGCGAGGGCAGGGTCCAGGGCGGTGGCGGGCAGGCGGGCGTTCATGGCAAGTTCGGTGGCGGGTTCTGTGACGGAGCGCAAGACATGCAGGATACGCCAGCGCCCGCAGCCCTGCGGGCTGCGCGGTTCCTTACGCAACGGCGGTAAGGGGTTCGGGCATGCCATGCGCCAGGGGCAGGCAGTCGACGCGGTTGCGCCCTGCCCGCTTGGCCTTGTAGAGCGCGCGGTCGGCGTCGCGCAGCAGGGCGTCCCAGGCGTCCGCATGGTCGGGCCGGCCGCCGCAGACGCCTATGCTCAGCGTGACCGCGATGGGCTGGTCCTGATGCATGGCCGGAGCCTGCTCCACGGCGCTGCGCAGGACTTCGGCCAGCACCACGGCGTCGTGCAGCGCCGTGCCGGGCAGCAGCACGACGAATTCCTCGCCTCCGTAGCGTCCCACCATGTCCTGCGCGCGCAGGCGTGCGCGCAGCAACTCGGCCACATGGCACAGCACGCGGTCTCCGGCCATGTGGCCATGTTGGTCGTTGATGGCCTTGAAGTGGTCTATGTCCATCATCATCAGCGCATAGGGCTGGTGCGTGCGCACGGCATGCGCCACGTCGCGCTGCGCGGCCCGCACCAGGGCGCGCCGGTTGACCAGGCCGGTCAGGCCGTCATGCGCGGCGAAGTAGCGGTTGTCGGCCTCGGCACGGTCCTTGGTCATGAGGATGTAGCCCAGCGACGCAAGGATGACGACGATGAACGCCGACATGAAGATCGGCGCCTGCAGGCCGTCGACGCGCAGCAGGCCCTGCAACGGAATGCCGCCGACGATGGCGAGCACGCTGCGCGTCGCCAGCAGCAGGGCCTGGAGCGTGAGCCCTGCCGTCACCAGCCAGACGCCGCGCAGCTGCGCCGGAGGCTGCGGGCGCCACAGGGCCCACAGCACCAGGGCAATCTGCAGCGGTGCGACCAGACCGATCGTGATGACGCAGGCACGGTAGTCCTTCATGAAAAGCGTGAACAGCAGGGCCGTGACCAGCACCGGCACGAGCATGCGGCGCCACGGCAGGGATCTGCCCTGGAACTGCTGCACGGCGGCCAGCACCAGGGCAAAGGTGCCGGCCAGCAGGGTATTGGCCAGCACGACGGTGGCCCAGTCCGGCGCCGCGCCGCGCAGCGCATACAGCACATAGGCACCGGTATGAAGCACCAGGGCCAGCGCCCATGGGCCCATGCCCTCGCGTCGGCGCGACCGAACGGCGGCCAATGCCCCGGCCATGGTGGCCGAGGCCGCCGCGGTCATCAGCAGCATGGTGGGCACATCGAGAGGCGGCATGGGAGTCGCGGCAGGGCGGTGGTGTCGGAAGCTTCCTTTTGTAACTCAGTCCGGCGTTGGGCACCAGATGGAAATCAGTCGTGCTCGAAGCGGAACACCGCCGTGCCGGCGCAGGCGTTGGGCAGCCAGCGCACCACGCGCCCGTCCTGCAGGCCGAAGGCGTCGAGGATGCGCAGCTTGTTCTTGTGCGCCAGCACCTCGAAGTCCTTGTAGGTGCCCACGCGGATGTTGGGCGTGTCGTACCACTGGTAGGGCAGGCGGCGCGTGACGGGCATGCGGCCACGCAGCACCGACAGGCGGTTGGGCCAGTGCGCGAAGTTGGGGAAGGCGACGATGCCGCTTCGGCCCACGCGCGCGGTCTCGCGCAGCATGACCTCGGCGTTGCGCAGATGCTGCAGCGTGTCGATCTGCAGCACCACGTCGAAGCTGTTGTCGGCAAACATGGCCAGGCCCTCGTCGAGGTTGAGCTGGATCACGTTGACGCCGCGGCGCACGCAGGCGAGCACGTTGTCGTCGGCGATCTCGATGCCGTAGCCGCTGCAGCCGCGCTCGCGCTGCAACAGGTCGAGCAGGGCGCCGTCGCCACAGCCGAGGTCGAGCACGCGACTGCCCTCGGGCACCAGGCGCGCAATGGCTTGCATGGTGGCGTGGTCGCTCATGGCTGCTCCTTGGAAATACTATCGAAATAAGAGCGCATTACGCTCATGTAGCGGGCGTCATCGAGCAAAAACGCATCATGTCCGTGGGGCGCGTCGATCTCGGCGTAGCTCACGTCGCGGCGGTTTTCCAGCAGCGCCTGCACGATCTCGCGCGAGCGCTTGGGCGAGAAGCGCCAGTCGGTCGTGAAGCTCACGAGCAGGAACTTGGCGCGCGCGTCGGCCAGCGCCTGGGCCAGGCGCCCGCCATGGCGCCGCGCGGGGTCGAAGTAGTCGAGCGCGCGCGTGATGAGCAGGTAGGTGTTGGCGTCGAAGTACTCACTGAACTTGTCGCCCTGGTAGCGCAGATAGCTCTCGATCTGGAACTCGATGTCCTGGGTGCTGAACAGATAGTCGCGCAGATCCGGCGCTGGGCCGCCCCGAGCCGGATCAGCCCCCTCGGGGGGCAGCGAACCACGCGCAGCGGGGAGCGTGGGGGCCTTGAGACTGCGTCCGAACTTCTCGTTCATCACATCGTCGGACAGGTAGGTGATGTGGCCGATCATGCGCGCGATGCGCAGGCCGCGCTTGGGGACTACGCCATGGCGGTAGAAATGCCCGCCGTGAAAGTCCGGGTCGGTGACGATGGCGCGGCGCGCCACCTCGTTGAAGGCGATGTTCTCGGCCGTGAGGTTGGGGGCGCTGGCCACGACCACGGCGTGGCGCATGCGCTCGGGGTATTGCAGCGTCCAGGACAGGGCCTGCATGCCGCCCAGGCTGCCGCCCAGCACGGCGGCCAGCCTGTCGATGCCCAGGCGGTCGAGCAGCCGCGCCTGGGCGTTGACCCAGTCCTCCACCGTGACCACGGGAAAGTCCGCGCCATAGACCTCGCCCGTGTCCGGGTTGGTGTGCATGGGGCCGGTGGAGCCAAAGCATGAGCCCAGGTTGTTGATGCCGATGACGAAGAAGCGGTCGGTATCGACAGGCTTGCCCGGCCCGATCATGTTGTCCCACCAGCCCTCGCTCCTGGGCTGGCCCTCGTAGACGCCCGCCACATGGTGCGAGGCGTTGAGCGCGTGGCACACGAGCACGGCGTTGCTCTTGTCGGCATTGAGCCGGCCGTAGGTCTCGTAGGCCAGGGTGTAGTCACGGATCGAGGCGCCCGACGCAAGCGGCAGGGCCTCGGCAAAGTGCATGGATTGCGGTGTGGCGATGAACGACATAAAAAAACCCGGCTTCGCTAGAAACGAGGCCGGGTGCGGTGCGTGCGGTGGGTGCAGGCGGGTCGATCGGTCACGTCTTTAGCAGGATTTGTAAAGCGCCCGCAAGCGGTGCAAATCGGCGCGTCTGGCGGCGATTATGCCAAAGGCGTCGCCTGCGGCGCAAACAGCGCCAGCAGCCCCAGCACCAGGAAGATCACGGCCGAAACCAGGTGCACCACGCGGATCGGCACGCGCCTGACCAGCCGGTCGCCGAGCCACACCACGGGCGCGTTGGCCAGCATCATGCCCAGCGTGGTGCCGACCACCACCCACAGCCAGGCATGGTACTGAGCGGCCAGCATCACGGTGGCGACCTGCGTCTTGTCGCCCATCTCGGCCAGGAAGAAGGCCAGCACGGTCGTGCCGAAGACGCCCAGGCGCGGGCCTGCGCCCTCACTCTCCTCGTCGTCGAGCCTGTCGGGTATCAGCATCCACACGGCCATGGCGATGAAGGACAGGCCCAGCACCCAGCGCAGCGCCTGGGGCCCAAGCACCGTCGTCACCCAGGCGCCCGCGGCGCCGGCGAGGGCATGGTTGGCCAGCGTGGCTACGAGGATGCCCAGCACGATGGGCCAGGGCTTTTGATAGCGCGCCGCGAGCACCAGCGACAGCAACTGGGTCTTGTCGCCCATCTCGGCGAGGGCAACGATGGCGGTGGAGATGAAAAAGGCTTCCATGATGAACACGGTGGCTGGTGCACGGGCCATTGGCACGTGCAGGCAGGCGCGTCCCCATGAGGCCGCGGCATTGTATCGAGCGGCCACCGTGCGCCACGGCATGTCAAAAATACCCGTGATTACCCTCAAAAGTGTTGTTAGCCGGCACAAGTGCCCGTTTTTCGGCCATGGGGATACTTGATAATGGCCGCGCCTTTCTGCACTGCAGCAAGGCGGTTTGCGGTGTCTGGTCAGTTGCGCGTCTTAGAAGTCGTCACTGGTTTGTTGATTGCGTCGGGCTCCATCGCGTTTCATCATTTTTTTAGGATTCCCGTCATGGGCAACAAACTTTACGTGGGCAACCTGCCCTACTCCTTCCGCGATCACGATCTGGAGCAGACCTTCAGCCAGTTCGGTGCGGTGCAAAGCGCCAAGGTCATGATGGAGCGCGACACCGGCCGCTCCAAGGGCTTCGGCTTTGTCGAGATGGGCAGCGAGGCCGAGGCCCAGGCCGCCATCCAGGGCGCGCATGGCCAGAACTACGGTGGCCGTGACCTGGTGGTCAACGAGGCTCGCCCCATGGAACCCCGCCCCCCGCGCAGCGGCGGTGGCTTTGGTGGCGGCGGCTACGGCGGTGGCCGCAATGGCGGCGGCTACGGTGGTGGCCGCGGCGACGGCGGTGGCTACGGTGGCGGCTACGGCGGTGGCCGTTCGAGCTACTGATCTTGATCAGACAAAGGGCCGCAAGGCCCTTTTTTTTGCGGCATATGACCGACATGCACGCACTAACCCCCTTGTCTTCGCGCAAGAGTTTTGCAACATAATCCCTGTCGACAAAGGGGATGCCCTTTGTCGACGTTGCGGTGATCCGTCGGTTTTCGCGCATAGGGCGTCTTAGTGATCAACTGGCTGCGGGTTCGGGACTCCGTTGCTCTAACCATTCGTTTTTCAGGAGTCCCTTGATGGGCAACAAGCTCTACGTCGGCAATCTGCCGTACTCGGTGCGCGACCAGGATCTGGAACAGGCCTTCAGCCAGTTCGGCGCAGTGACCAGTGCCAAGGTCATGATGGAGCGCGACACCGGTCGCTCCAAAGGCTTTGGCTTTGTGGAAATGGGCAGTGATGCCGAGGCCCAGGCCGCGATCAACGGCATGCACGGTCAGGCTCTGGGTGGGCGCAGCATCGTCGTGAACGAGGCCCGCCCCATGGAGCCCCGCCCCCCGCGCAGCGGTGGTGGTTTCGGCGGTGGTGGCGGCTACGGCGGTGGCCGTGGCGCGGGCGGCGGTGGTCGTGGCGAAGGCGGCTTCCGCAGCCCCTATGGCTCCGGCCCGCGCGGTGGTGGCGGCGGCCGTGGCGGCTACGGTGGTGGTGGCGGCTACGGCGGCGACCGCGGCGGTTACTGATATCAACCGTGATGCCAGGGGGTTGCCAAGCCCCACGGCATCGCCAGTCGAGGGCTCCCGCGGGAGCCCTTTGCATTTTCAGACGCCCGCGTCCTGCCTATGCTTGCGCGGGCGCCCCTGCAGCAGGCGGTCGAACCAGGCATTGGGCAGGGCGCGCAGCAGCCTGGCGACGATGCCCATCTGCCACGGGATGACGCGGTAGCTCGCCCCCGCCTCGATGGCCTTGATGGCGCGTGCGGCAAACACCTCGGCGGGCAGCAGGAACGGCATGGCGTAGCGGTTCTGCCGCGTCAGCGGTGTGTCCACATAGCCCGGGCAGATCGTGACCACACGCACGCCGCTGCCGCGCAGCTCGCCGCGCAGGCTTTCGCAGTAGCTGATCACGGCCGCCTTGCTGGCACAGTAGGCGCCATGGCCCGGCAGGCCGCGTATGCCGGCCACGCTGCCGATGCCGACCAGGCGCCCGCTGCCGCGCCGGCGCATGGCCGCGACAAACGGGTGGAAGGTGGCGGCCAGCCCCAGGTTGTTGGTGGCCAGGATGCGCGCCATGACGTCGATGTCGGCGCGCTCGGCGGTGTCCATGCCGATGCTGATGCCGGCGTTGGCGATGACCACGTCGGGCAGGCCCTGGCGTGCGATGCAATCATGGCCGGCGGCGATGATGCTGTCCGGCTGGCTGACGTCTGCACTATATATTGAATAGCTGTCCGCGCTTACTCCAAGCGCCTCGGCCCATGATTTCATTGCAGGTTCACGGCGGGCCACCAGGGCCAGCCGCCAGCCCGCGCGCAGGTACTGCGCGGCCAACGCCTGGCCTATGCCGCTGGAGGCGCCGGTGATGAAGACCAGGGGCCGCGCCTGCGCCATCAACGGGACTGCGCCGGATGGGCCGGCATCAGCGTGCCGCGCACGCGCCCACGCAGGTTCAGGATCTGGTCCAGGTTGTCGTAGTCCATGCTGTCGGCGGTGAAGGTGTCGGTGCCGCGCCTGAGCGTGACCGGCTGGTTGGAGCGCACGCGCTCCTCGTTGACCCAGGCGTGCAGGAACTCGCCGCGAAACTCCAGGCGCGGCAATGGCTTGCCCCCGGTGCCGGCCATGGCCTCGCGCGTGACGACGGCGTTGCCGAACAGCTGGACCTCGCTGCCATCGCTGTTGGACAGGCCGCGCCGCGCGCTGGCCGTGGTCACACGGCCCTCGGCGTTCACCGAGCGCATGCGCGGCTCGTCGATCTCCAGCGTGTCGGTGTCGGCAAAGTGGCGCGCCATGGTGCCGCGAATGTCGCTCTCGAGCCGGCCCGCCGCGTCGAAGTTCTTCACCGTGAAGTCGCGCATGAAGTAATCGGGCTCATGCCGGGGCGGGCGTTCGGTGGCGGGCGGATGCGGTTGCGGCGCGTTGCGCACCAGCCACCAGGAGCCCAGCGCCAGCAGCCCCATGAGGAGCACGGGCAGGTAGATGGACAGGCGCTCCCACGCCCGGCGCGGCCCGGTCATGCCGCGTGCCTGGCGAGCAGGCCGGCATAGCGGCCGCTGGCGACGAGCAGCAGGTCGCAAAACTCGCGCGCCGCACCGGCGCCCGCCGCGGCCGCCGCAACATGGTGGGCGATGGCGCGCACCTCGGCATGGGCCTGGGCGGGCGCGCAGGCCAGGGCCGCGCGGCGCATGACGGGCAGGTCGGGCCAGTCGTCGCCCATGGCGGCAGCCTGGTGCCAGGCCAGGCCCAGCTCGGACAGCAGGGCCTCGGCCGCGGGGCGCTTGTCCTCGGTGCCAAAGCGCGCATGCGTCACGCCCAGGGCCTTCAGGCGCAGGCGCAGCGCGGGCGAGTCGCGCCCGGTGATCACGGCCGGCGTGATGCCCGCCTGCTGCAGCAGCTTGAGGCCGTGCCCGTCCAGGGTATTGAAGCGCTTGAGCGTCTCGCCGTCCTCGGAAAAGTACAGGCCGCCGTCGGTGAGCACGCCGTCGACGTCGAAGAAGGCCACGCGCACGTCCTGGGCGCGCAGCAGCAGCTCGGGGGCAAACTGCAGGGCCGGCTGCAGCGGGGGCAAGGCGGTGGCGGCTGTCATCAGATCACCTTGGCGCGCATCAGGTCGCCGATATGCACCACGCCCACGAGCAAGCCCTGCGGGTCGGTGACGAGCACGCTGGTGATGGAGTGGTGCTCCATGAGCTGGGCGGCGTCGGCCGCGAGCGCATCGACGGCAATGGTGCGCGGGTGGGCGTGCATGACGTCCTGGGCGCTCATGCTGCGCAGGTCGGTGCCGGCCTCGATGCGCCGGCGCAGGTCGCCATCAGTGAAGATGCCTACGGGGTAACCAGCCGCGTCCACCACGGCGGCGGCGCCCATGCCCTTGGCGCTCATCTCGCGCATCAGCGTGCTGAAGTCGGCCTCGGGCGGCACGCGCGGCACCTGCTCGCCGCTGCGCATGACGTCACGCACATGGGTCAGCAGCCGGCGGCCCAGCGCGCCGCCGGGGTGCGAGCGCGCAAAGTCCTCGGGGCGAAAGCCGCGTGCGTCCAGCAGCGCCACGGCCAGCGCGTCGCCCATGGCCAGCTGCACGGTGGTGCTGGTGGTGGGCGCAAGATTCAGCGGGCAGGCCTCGCGCTCCACGCTGCAGTCGAGCACGAGGTCGGCATGGCGTGCCAGCGAGGACTGCAGGCCGCCGGTCATGGCGATCAGCGCCACACCCTGACGCCGGAGCATGGGCAGCAGCACGGTGATCTCGCTGCTCTCGCCGCTGTTGGAGATGGCGAGCACCAGGTCGCCCCTGGTGACCATGCCGAGGTCACCATGGCTGGCCTCGGCCGGATGCACGAAGAACGAGGGCGTGCCGGTGGAGGCCAGCGTGGCGGCGATCTTGCGCCCCACATGGCCGCTCTTGCCCATGCCCATGACGATCACGCGCCCTGTCGTGGCGAGCAGCCGCTCGACGGCCTGGACGAAGACCGGGCCCAGCCGCTGCGCCATGGATTGCAGGGCCGCGGCCTCGATGTCGAAGGTTTCACGGCCCAGGCGCAGGGCCTGGTCGGCATTGAAGGACGATGTGGCGGCGGAGCTTGCGAGCATGGGCGGATTCTATCGGCCGCCCACCCGGCGCTCGGCTAGGATGGCGCATGTCCTCACTCGCGCTGACGCTGCTGTATCTGCTGGCCGCCGTGCTGGGCGTGGTGGCCTGCCGCAGCCTCAAGCTGCCGCCCATGATGGGCTATCTGGCGGCCGGCATCCTGATCGGCCCGCATGCGCTGGCGCTCACGCAGAACTCCGAGGGCGTGCGCCATCTGGGTGAATTCGGCGTGGTGTTCCTGATGTTCACCATCGGCCTGGAGTTCAACCTGCCCAAGCTGCGCGCCATGCGCCGCCATGTGTTCGGCCTGGGGCTGCTGCAGGTACTCGCGTCCATGTTGGTGTTCACGGCTGGCCTGCTGCTGCTGGCGCGCCTGGGCGGCGTCTGGGACATGGGCTGGCAGACGGCGCTGGCGCTCTCGGGCACGCTGGCCATGAGCAGCACGGCCATCGTCGTCAAGCTCATGGCCGAGCGCGGCGAGCTCGAGAGCGAACATGGCAGGCGCGTGCTGGGCATTCTGCTGTTCCAGGATCTGGCGGTGGTGCCGCTCCTGGTGCTGATCCCGGCCCTGGGCTCCTCCCCCGACAAGCTGCTGCTGGCCCTGGGCCTGGCACTCGTCAAGGCCGTGGTGCTGGTGGGCGTGCTGCTCGTGGGCGGGCAGCGCGTGATGCGCTGGTGGCTGACCCTGGTGGCGCGGCGCAAGAGCGACGAGCTGTTCATGCTCAACCTGCTGCTGGTCACGCTGGGACTGGCCTGGCTGACCGAGCTCGCCGGGCTGTCGCTGGCGCTGGGCGCCTTCATCGCCGGTGTGCTGGTGTCCGAGACCGAGTACCGCCACCAGGTGGGCACGGACATCCGGCCGTTTCACGACGTGCTACTGGGCCTGTTCTTCATCACCGTGGGCATGATGCTCGACTGGCATGTGCTGCTGGAGCATTGGGCGCTGGTGCTGGTCCTGCTGAGCGCGCCGCTGCTGCTCAAGACGGCCATCATCGTCGCCCTGGCGCGCGGCCTGGGCGCCACCACAGGTGTGTCGCTGCGCACCGCGCTGTACGCGGCGCAGGCGGGCGAGTTCGGCTTCGTGCTGCTGTCGCTGATGCGCACGCACGACCTGCTGCAGCCCTCGCTCATGAACCCGGTGCTCGCTGCCATGGTGCTGTCCATGCTGGCGACGCCGTTCCTCATCCAGTACAGCAACCGCATCGTCATGAAGCTCGTCGCGAGCGACTGGCTGCAGCAATCGCTGCAGGTGACGAGCATCGCGCGCCAGGCCATCAACACCAGTGGCCATGTGCTGATCTGCGGCTATGGCCGCTGCGGCCAGAACCTGGCGCGCATGCTCGAGCACGAGGCCATCCCCTACATGGCGCTGGACCTGGACCCCGACCGCGTGCGCCAGGCCGCCGCCGCGGGCGACTCGGTGGTGTTTGGCGATGCCACGCGCCTGCAGGCGCTCAAGGCCGCGGGCCTGGGCCGCGCCGCGGCCGTGGCCGTCACCTATCTGGACACGCCCGCGGCGCTCAAGGTGCTCAGCCATGCCGGAGCCCACGCACCCCATGTGCCGGTGGTGGTGCGCACGCAGGACGACACCCATCTGGACCGGCTGCAGGCCGCCGGCGCCACCGAGGTCGTGCCCGAGGCCATCGAGGGCTCGCTGATGCTCGCCGGCCACGCACTGGCCCTGGTGGGCGTGCCCATGCGCCGCGTGCTGCGCCTGGTGCAGGATCAGCGCGAGGCGCGCTACGGCCTGCTGCGCGGCTACTTTCACGGCGCCGACGACGACACTGTCACCGAGCGCGACCAGGAGCGGCTGTACTCCCTCACCCTGCCGCCGGGCGCGGCCGCCGTGGGCCATCGACTCGCCGAGTTTCCGCTGCACGCCATGGGCGCGCAGCTGATCAACGTGCGGCGCGCCAATGGCCGGCTGTCCGCCCCCGACGATGTGGCCGCGCTGGCCGAGGGCGACACCCTGGTGCTGTCGGGCCACCCCACGGCGCTGAGCCTGGCCGAGGAGAAACTGCTGCGCGGCTGATTACACTTTGCGCGGCCCCTTCACCGCCATTGTTCGCTGTCGCTGTTCACCGCCACCGTTGCACCCACCCATGCCCCACTTCGACGTCACCGACTTTCTGCGCCAGCACATCCGCACCGTGCCCGACTGGCCGGCGCCGGGCGTGCAGTTTCGCGACATCACGCCACTGCTGCAGGACCCGAAGGTGTTTCGCGTCCTGATCGACGCCTTCGTGCACCGCTACATGGACCGCGCCATGCGCCCCGACGTGGTGGCTGGGCTGGACGCGCGCGGCTTCATCCTGGGTTCGGTCGTGGCCTATGAACTCAACGTGGGCTTCGTGCCCATACGCAAGAAGGGCAAGCTGCCCTTCACCACGGTGGAGGAGACCTACGAGCTCGAATACGGCAGCGCCACCGTGGAGCTGCATGCGGACGCCGTGCAGTCCGGCGACCGGGTGCTGCTGATCGACGACCTCATCGCCACGGGCGGGACCATGATGGCGGGCAAGAAGCTGCTCGAGCGGCTGGGCGCCACGGTGATGGAGGGGGCGGCCATCGTCGACCTGCCCGAGCTCGGCGGATCGGCCCGGCTGCGCGCCAGCGGGCTGCCGCTGTTCACGCTGGTGGACTTCAGCGGGCATTGAGGCGCGGGCGCGCCCTGGCGCGCGGCCCGGGCTCAGCGCAGGTCGCCGTACTGCGTGCTGCTCAGGTCGGAGCCGCCGGAACCGCGGCCATCCTGACCGGGCATGACCGTATCTTCGAAGCCCGTGAGCACGGGCGTGGGCGCGAGCAAGGGGCCGCTGCGCGTGGCAACGCCGGGCTCCACCGCGGGCGCGTGCGCGGCGGCGCTCATCAGCGCCTGCTTGAAGGCTGCCATCTCGTCGGCCTCGATGGGATCGAAGCGCCCATCCCGCTCATGCCCGGCCGGCACGGATGGTGCGGGCGCCGCCGGCGGAGGCACCAGGGGCGCCGGGCGCGTGGCCGCCGCCGGCGCGGCCTGGGATGCGGGCGCGGGCCGGACGATCACGGGCGAAGCGGCCGCGGCCGCCGCCGTGAACTCCGCTACGCGCGGTTGTGGCTGCGTGCCCGTGGAGGCCAGCCGCACCGCGTTGCCGACAACGATCTGCGGGTTGCTGCGCCAGTAGATCGCCGGGATCACGATATCGAAGCGCGTCTTCGCGGACTGGGCGATCAAGGCCTCGATCTCGGTCAGGCGCTCCATGTCGCTGCCGTATTCGGGCGCCAGATCGACCATCACGAGGAACTGGGCGCCGCGCTGGTCGAGTGAAAGCACCTTGAACTTGTAACCCGCCGACAGCACACCGGCGCGCACCATGGCGTCGCGCACGGCGGTGTAGAGCAGCTCGCGGCGCCCAGTGCGCTCGCTGCGGCGCAACTGGTCTGCCGCGGCCGCGGACGCAGATGGCGGTGCGGTTCGGCCATTGCGGCCCGGCGCCGCCGCAGCGGCATCGTGGGCAACCAACGGTCCAGGCGCAGCATCCGCACGCTGCGCCTGGGGCTTGGATTTGCGAGTCAACCAGCTGAACAAGGACATGCCACGTTTTCCGCGAATAATTGCTAAAAGTGTCAGTAAGTGTACAGCGATGGCCTTCGGCAGGGTACGCAGGGTTTGCCTTCGGCCCGCGAAGACGGATGGGTTGTCAGGTGGATGCAACGCGTCGCCCGCTGTGGCTCAGGCGCTTGGCCTGAACCGCGGCGATGGCCATGACCAGCGGCAGCGCCACCGCCGGCTGGCGGTGGGCCAGTTCGTTGAAGCGAATCGCGCTCAAGGCCCACAGCTTGCTGGCCGCGCCCGCCTGCACCGTCGCGCTGCGCGGCCGGTGCGAGAAGAATGCACCCTCGCCGACCACCGATCCCGGGCCGACGATGGCCAAGCGCAGGCGCTGGTTTTCATCCTCGAAGTGCACGGTGAGGTTGCCGCTCTCGATCAGGTACAGGGTGCGGTCCGTCGAGCCCTGCTCGAACAGCACCCGGCCCGCGGCGACATGCACGG
Protein-coding regions in this window:
- a CDS encoding SDR family oxidoreductase — translated: MAQARPLVFITGASSGIGQALAAQYLRAGWRLALVARREPAMKSWAEALGVSADSYSIYSADVSQPDSIIAAGHDCIARQGLPDVVIANAGISIGMDTAERADIDVMARILATNNLGLAATFHPFVAAMRRRGSGRLVGIGSVAGIRGLPGHGAYCASKAAVISYCESLRGELRGSGVRVVTICPGYVDTPLTRQNRYAMPFLLPAEVFAARAIKAIEAGASYRVIPWQMGIVARLLRALPNAWFDRLLQGRPRKHRQDAGV
- the lptC gene encoding LPS export ABC transporter periplasmic protein LptC, translated to MTGPRRAWERLSIYLPVLLMGLLALGSWWLVRNAPQPHPPATERPPRHEPDYFMRDFTVKNFDAAGRLESDIRGTMARHFADTDTLEIDEPRMRSVNAEGRVTTASARRGLSNSDGSEVQLFGNAVVTREAMAGTGGKPLPRLEFRGEFLHAWVNEERVRSNQPVTLRRGTDTFTADSMDYDNLDQILNLRGRVRGTLMPAHPAQSR
- a CDS encoding HAD hydrolase family protein — its product is MTAATALPPLQPALQFAPELLLRAQDVRVAFFDVDGVLTDGGLYFSEDGETLKRFNTLDGHGLKLLQQAGITPAVITGRDSPALRLRLKALGVTHARFGTEDKRPAAEALLSELGLAWHQAAAMGDDWPDLPVMRRAALACAPAQAHAEVRAIAHHVAAAAAGAGAAREFCDLLLVASGRYAGLLARHAA
- a CDS encoding KpsF/GutQ family sugar-phosphate isomerase; translated protein: MLASSAATSSFNADQALRLGRETFDIEAAALQSMAQRLGPVFVQAVERLLATTGRVIVMGMGKSGHVGRKIAATLASTGTPSFFVHPAEASHGDLGMVTRGDLVLAISNSGESSEITVLLPMLRRQGVALIAMTGGLQSSLARHADLVLDCSVEREACPLNLAPTTSTTVQLAMGDALAVALLDARGFRPEDFARSHPGGALGRRLLTHVRDVMRSGEQVPRVPPEADFSTLMREMSAKGMGAAAVVDAAGYPVGIFTDGDLRRRIEAGTDLRSMSAQDVMHAHPRTIAVDALAADAAQLMEHHSITSVLVTDPQGLLVGVVHIGDLMRAKVI
- a CDS encoding monovalent cation:proton antiporter-2 (CPA2) family protein yields the protein MSSLALTLLYLLAAVLGVVACRSLKLPPMMGYLAAGILIGPHALALTQNSEGVRHLGEFGVVFLMFTIGLEFNLPKLRAMRRHVFGLGLLQVLASMLVFTAGLLLLARLGGVWDMGWQTALALSGTLAMSSTAIVVKLMAERGELESEHGRRVLGILLFQDLAVVPLLVLIPALGSSPDKLLLALGLALVKAVVLVGVLLVGGQRVMRWWLTLVARRKSDELFMLNLLLVTLGLAWLTELAGLSLALGAFIAGVLVSETEYRHQVGTDIRPFHDVLLGLFFITVGMMLDWHVLLEHWALVLVLLSAPLLLKTAIIVALARGLGATTGVSLRTALYAAQAGEFGFVLLSLMRTHDLLQPSLMNPVLAAMVLSMLATPFLIQYSNRIVMKLVASDWLQQSLQVTSIARQAINTSGHVLICGYGRCGQNLARMLEHEAIPYMALDLDPDRVRQAAAAGDSVVFGDATRLQALKAAGLGRAAAVAVTYLDTPAALKVLSHAGAHAPHVPVVVRTQDDTHLDRLQAAGATEVVPEAIEGSLMLAGHALALVGVPMRRVLRLVQDQREARYGLLRGYFHGADDDTVTERDQERLYSLTLPPGAAAVGHRLAEFPLHAMGAQLINVRRANGRLSAPDDVAALAEGDTLVLSGHPTALSLAEEKLLRG
- a CDS encoding adenine phosphoribosyltransferase, which translates into the protein MPHFDVTDFLRQHIRTVPDWPAPGVQFRDITPLLQDPKVFRVLIDAFVHRYMDRAMRPDVVAGLDARGFILGSVVAYELNVGFVPIRKKGKLPFTTVEETYELEYGSATVELHADAVQSGDRVLLIDDLIATGGTMMAGKKLLERLGATVMEGAAIVDLPELGGSARLRASGLPLFTLVDFSGH